A genomic segment from Lutibacter sp. A80 encodes:
- a CDS encoding type IX secretion system membrane protein PorP/SprF, producing MKNKILAFGLLLLVGYSYAQQDAQFTQYMYNTISVNPAYAGSNVGASLFLLNRSQWVGIDGAPVTTNASIHTPINRSNVGLGLSIINDKIGPSDESTVAIDFSYTLLISDTYKLAFGLKASGNLLNIDFNKLNQYDQNDYSFETNVDNKFSPNVGVGLYLYSDKTYIGLSAPYLLETKHFDKYADVGTNSYIAQERLHYYLIAGHVFDLSTDLKFKPSFLLKTVEGAPLQFDISGNFLINEKFTAGVAYRWDIAVSALVGFQVSDSFFIGYGYDLETTKLANYNSGSHEIFLKYNFFNRFGKVISPRFF from the coding sequence ATGAAAAATAAAATTTTAGCATTTGGATTGCTCCTTTTAGTTGGTTATAGTTATGCCCAGCAAGATGCACAATTTACACAGTATATGTATAATACTATAAGTGTTAACCCTGCATATGCTGGATCTAATGTTGGAGCAAGTCTTTTTCTATTAAATCGTTCACAATGGGTGGGTATAGATGGTGCGCCCGTTACAACAAACGCATCAATTCACACCCCAATAAATAGAAGTAATGTTGGTTTAGGTTTGTCTATAATTAATGATAAAATAGGGCCTTCAGATGAAAGTACCGTAGCTATAGATTTTTCATATACATTATTAATTTCTGATACTTATAAATTAGCATTTGGTTTAAAAGCTAGTGGAAATTTACTAAATATTGATTTTAATAAGTTAAATCAATACGATCAAAACGATTATAGTTTTGAAACCAATGTAGATAATAAATTTTCGCCTAATGTTGGTGTAGGTTTGTATCTATATTCAGATAAAACTTATATTGGTTTATCAGCACCTTATTTGTTAGAAACGAAACATTTTGATAAATATGCAGATGTTGGAACAAATAGTTATATAGCTCAAGAACGACTTCATTATTATTTAATTGCAGGTCATGTTTTTGATTTGAGTACTGATTTAAAATTTAAACCTTCTTTTTTATTAAAAACAGTTGAAGGGGCTCCTTTACAGTTTGATATTTCAGGGAATTTTTTAATTAATGAGAAATTTACTGCAGGTGTTGCTTATAGATGGGACATTGCTGTAAGTGCATTGGTTGGATTTCAGGTTAGTGATTCCTTTTTTATTGGCTACGGTTATGATTTAGAAACCACAAAATTAGCAAACTATAATTCAGGATCTCATGAAATATTTTTAAAGTATAATTTCTTTAATAGATTTGGAAAAGTAATATCGCCTAGATTCTTTTAA